In Streptomyces sp. NBC_01551, one DNA window encodes the following:
- a CDS encoding toxin-antitoxin system, toxin component, whose translation MRRLCATLTSSLDVGRDLDAPVDPHTLLRRLCDAMSATRGGRPIVLRFERFPTQLTTSGLWLNMEDYDIVVVEKFTTPDHQLVILGHELWHMQAGHTAAPHGPGAAAAAQSLPDGPDLTYAAVAARSHHEDAHEIEAETFGLLLGDRCRAWLSGGDGAPGSVRRHGVAGRIGNTLGYRGPNG comes from the coding sequence ATGCGCAGGCTGTGCGCCACGCTGACCTCGTCCCTCGACGTCGGCCGCGACCTCGACGCGCCCGTCGATCCGCACACCCTCCTGCGGCGGCTGTGCGACGCGATGAGCGCCACCCGCGGCGGGCGGCCCATCGTCCTGCGCTTCGAACGCTTCCCCACCCAGCTGACCACTTCCGGCCTGTGGCTGAACATGGAGGACTACGACATCGTCGTCGTCGAGAAGTTCACTACCCCTGACCATCAACTCGTCATCCTCGGGCACGAGTTGTGGCACATGCAGGCCGGCCACACGGCCGCCCCGCACGGCCCCGGCGCAGCCGCCGCGGCCCAGTCCCTGCCCGACGGGCCGGACCTGACCTACGCCGCCGTCGCCGCGCGCTCCCACCACGAGGACGCCCACGAGATCGAGGCCGAGACCTTCGGGCTGCTCCTCGGCGACCGCTGCCGGGCCTGGCTGTCCGGCGGCGACGGCGCCCCCGGCTCGGTCCGGCGCCACGGCGTGGCCGGGCGGATCGGGAACACCCTCGGCTATCGCGGACCGAACGGCTGA
- the kstD gene encoding 3-oxosteroid 1-dehydrogenase, translating into MLAATVLPAAVARAFDGAPLGEYDVVVVGSGAAGMTAALTAAKRGLSVLVVEKAPTFGGSAARSGAGIWLPNNSVVLGAGVPDTPAKAAAYLAAVVGPEVPTDRQQAFLANGPRMLDFVMANSPLRFRFMEGYSDYYPNLPGGLPNGRSIEPVQIDGHVLGAELARLNPAYMPVPDGMVVFSQDYKWLNLAAVSAKGLAVSTECLARGTKAALRGEKPLTMGQALAAGLRAGLQRAGVPVWLNSPLVDLVQEGGAVTGVVVEKEGVRGVVRARKGVVIGSGGFEHNAEMRARYQQQPIGTQWSVGAKENTGDGIRAGERAGAALGLMEDAWWGPSIPLPGEPYFCLAERTLPGGLIVNRNGARFVNEAAPYSDVVHVMYEKDRGAVGSHIPAWLIVDQNYRNKYLFKDILPMLAFPDAWYEAGAAKKAWTWDALAGQIGVPAAALRATLGRFNAQAWSGNDADFHRGDTAYDHYYTDPNVHPNSCLAPVWAPPFYAFKIVPGDLGTKGGIVTDARARALRADGSVIRGLWAAGNASAAVMGHSYAGAGSTIGPAMTFGYVAANDIADA; encoded by the coding sequence GTGCTCGCCGCCACCGTGCTTCCGGCCGCCGTCGCGCGGGCCTTCGACGGGGCCCCGCTCGGCGAGTACGACGTCGTCGTGGTCGGGTCCGGGGCGGCCGGGATGACCGCCGCGCTCACCGCCGCCAAGCGGGGGCTGAGCGTGCTCGTGGTCGAGAAGGCCCCGACCTTCGGCGGTTCGGCCGCGCGGTCCGGGGCGGGCATATGGCTGCCGAACAACTCGGTGGTCCTTGGCGCGGGCGTGCCGGACACCCCGGCGAAGGCGGCCGCGTATCTGGCGGCCGTCGTCGGGCCGGAGGTGCCGACCGACCGGCAGCAGGCGTTCCTCGCCAACGGGCCCCGGATGCTGGACTTCGTGATGGCCAACAGCCCGCTGCGGTTCCGCTTCATGGAGGGGTACAGCGACTACTACCCCAACCTGCCGGGCGGCCTGCCGAACGGTCGCTCCATCGAGCCGGTCCAGATCGACGGCCATGTCCTGGGCGCCGAACTCGCCCGCCTGAACCCGGCGTACATGCCGGTGCCGGACGGGATGGTGGTGTTCAGCCAGGATTACAAGTGGCTCAACCTCGCGGCCGTGAGCGCCAAGGGGCTGGCGGTGTCCACCGAGTGCCTGGCGCGCGGTACGAAGGCGGCGCTGCGCGGGGAGAAGCCGCTGACCATGGGCCAGGCGCTGGCCGCCGGGCTGCGGGCGGGGCTCCAGCGGGCGGGGGTGCCGGTGTGGCTGAACAGCCCGCTGGTCGATCTGGTGCAGGAGGGCGGCGCGGTCACCGGGGTGGTGGTGGAGAAGGAGGGCGTACGGGGCGTCGTGCGCGCCCGCAAGGGTGTCGTCATCGGCTCGGGCGGCTTCGAGCACAACGCGGAGATGCGGGCGCGCTACCAGCAGCAGCCGATCGGGACGCAGTGGTCGGTGGGCGCGAAGGAGAACACGGGCGACGGGATCCGGGCCGGCGAGCGCGCCGGGGCGGCGCTGGGGCTGATGGAGGACGCCTGGTGGGGGCCGTCGATCCCGCTGCCCGGCGAGCCGTACTTCTGTCTCGCCGAACGGACGCTGCCGGGCGGGCTGATCGTGAACCGGAACGGGGCGCGGTTCGTCAACGAGGCGGCGCCGTACAGCGATGTGGTGCACGTGATGTACGAGAAGGACCGGGGCGCGGTCGGGTCGCACATCCCGGCGTGGCTGATCGTGGATCAGAACTACCGCAACAAGTACCTGTTCAAGGACATCCTGCCGATGCTGGCCTTCCCGGACGCGTGGTACGAGGCGGGGGCGGCGAAGAAGGCGTGGACGTGGGACGCGCTCGCCGGGCAGATCGGGGTGCCGGCGGCGGCGCTGCGGGCGACGCTGGGCCGGTTCAACGCACAGGCGTGGAGCGGGAACGACGCCGATTTCCACCGGGGCGACACGGCGTACGACCACTACTACACGGACCCGAACGTGCACCCGAACTCGTGCCTGGCGCCGGTCTGGGCGCCGCCGTTCTACGCGTTCAAGATCGTGCCGGGGGATCTCGGGACGAAGGGCGGCATCGTGACCGACGCGCGGGCGCGGGCGCTGCGGGCCGACGGATCGGTGATCCGGGGCCTGTGGGCGGCGGGCAACGCGAGCGCGGCGGTGATGGGGCACAGCTACGCGGGCGCCGGGTCGACGATCGGGCCCGCGATGACGTTCGGCTACGTGGCGGCCAACGACATCGCGGACGCGTAG
- a CDS encoding aminoglycoside phosphotransferase family protein, translated as MYAATSSVSAPVRPHRTIPAGGGPYLDPGRPTAPAQGAVRARRIPGAAPQPLSGRIDLSGPQGAQLRTALASVQRICPEFAPVQVLRRSGRSVLLVGTTGRMTAVAKVLLDHSPEWRERYRHEIAAYRAFVRHRPPVRVPRLIAADPENCTLVVERMAGRVAALQRHPVEAPPRPDVRAALGAVCRVNQWRPPADLFGHPMDYARRITRDHELGLLTDRDFGDLQKLLHGLKLAGTPWQFNHGDALLSNLLLSPAGPVLLDWEHAGWYLPGYDLATLWTVLGDAPAARSQISRLAQSAGPAARDAFLVNLMLVLTREIRMSETAVQRSMQTAAPAQPLPAGSLSSGEEQRLLLRRLHDDCGLARRAVRAAVGTR; from the coding sequence ATGTACGCAGCAACGTCCTCCGTGTCCGCGCCGGTCCGGCCGCACCGCACCATCCCCGCGGGCGGCGGCCCCTACCTCGATCCCGGCCGTCCGACGGCCCCGGCCCAGGGCGCCGTACGGGCCCGGCGCATCCCGGGAGCCGCACCGCAGCCGCTGAGCGGAAGAATCGACCTCTCGGGGCCGCAGGGCGCGCAACTGCGCACCGCGCTCGCCTCGGTGCAGCGGATCTGCCCGGAGTTCGCGCCGGTCCAGGTGCTGCGGCGCAGCGGCCGGTCGGTCCTGCTGGTGGGGACCACGGGGCGGATGACCGCCGTCGCCAAGGTTTTACTGGATCACTCGCCGGAGTGGCGTGAGCGGTACCGGCACGAAATAGCGGCATACAGGGCGTTCGTCCGGCACCGCCCGCCGGTCCGGGTGCCGCGGCTGATCGCCGCGGACCCGGAGAACTGCACCCTGGTCGTGGAGCGGATGGCGGGCCGGGTGGCGGCCTTGCAGCGTCATCCGGTGGAGGCCCCGCCGCGGCCGGACGTACGGGCGGCCCTGGGCGCGGTGTGCCGGGTGAACCAGTGGCGGCCGCCGGCCGACCTGTTCGGACACCCGATGGACTACGCCCGGCGGATCACCCGGGATCACGAGCTGGGGCTCTTGACCGACCGGGACTTCGGCGACCTGCAGAAGCTGCTGCACGGGCTGAAGCTGGCCGGGACCCCGTGGCAGTTCAACCACGGCGACGCGCTGCTGTCGAACCTGCTGCTCTCCCCGGCGGGGCCGGTGCTGCTCGACTGGGAGCACGCGGGCTGGTACCTGCCCGGGTACGACCTGGCCACGCTGTGGACGGTGCTGGGCGATGCCCCGGCCGCCCGCAGCCAGATCAGCCGCCTCGCGCAGTCGGCCGGTCCGGCGGCCCGGGACGCGTTCCTGGTGAACCTGATGCTGGTCCTGACCCGCGAGATCCGGATGTCCGAGACGGCCGTCCAGCGCTCCATGCAGACGGCCGCCCCGGCCCAGCCGCTGCCGGCGGGTTCCCTGTCCTCGGGCGAGGAGCAGCGGCTGCTGCTGCGCCGCCTGCACGACGACTGCGGCCTGGCCCGCAGAGCGGTGCGTGCGGCGGTGGGTACGCGCTGA